Below is a window of Mycobacterium dioxanotrophicus DNA.
ATGAGGTGGTGCTGGGCAACGGCGGCTCGACGGCGTTCTGGGACGCCGCGGCGTTCGGCCTGGTCGACAAGCGGTCGCTGCACCTCACCTACGGCGAGTTCAGCTCGAAGTTCGCCTCGTGCGTCGCGAAGAACCCGTTCGTCGGCGACCCGATCATCCTCAAGGCCGATCCGGGCAGCGCGCCCGCACCGACCTCAGACCCGTCGGTCGACGTCGTCGCGTGGGCGCACAACGAGACCTCGACCGGTGTCGCAGTGCCGGTCCAGCGTCCCGACGGCGACGCGCTCGTCCTCATCGACGCCACGTCGGCGGCCGGCGGACTGCCGGTGGACATCACCGACGTGGACGCCTACTACTTCGCCCCGCAGAAGAACTTCGCCAGCGACGGCGGCCTGTGGATCGCGGTGCTCTCCCCCGCCGCACTGGCCCGCATCGAGGCCATCGCCGCCACGGACCGCTGGGTGCCCGACTTCCTGTCCCTGCCGATCGCGGTCGACAACAGCGTCAAGAACCAGACCTACAACACCCCGGCCATCGCCACCCTCGTGCTGCTGGCCGAGCAGATCGACTGGCTCAACGGCAACGGCGGGCTGGACTGGGCCGTCAAGCGTACCGCCGATTCGTCTCAGCGGCTGTACTCGTGGGCGGAGGGCGCCTCGTTCGCCACCCCGTTCGTCACCGATCCGGCGCTGCGCTCGCAGGTGGTCGGCACCATCGACTTCGACGACTCCGTGGACGCTGCCGCCGTGGCGAAGGCGTTGCGGGCCAACGGCATCGTCGACACCGAGCCGTACCGCAAGCTGGGCCGCAACCAGCTGCGCGTCGGCATGTTCCCGGCGGTCGACCCTGACGATGTCAGCGCGCTGACCCGCTGCGTGGACTGGGTCGTCGAACGCCTCTGACGCCGCTACCGCGTGTCAGCACGGTTACGAGCTGATAACGCAGTATGGTGCGCCAAGGAGGTCGGTAATGCGAGAACTCAAAGTCGTCGGGCTCGATGTCGACGGCAAGCGCATCATCTGCGAAACCGACGACTCCTCGGAGTTGTTCAGTGTGCGCGTAGATGACCGGCTGCGTGCTGCGGCGCGTGGTGACCGAGTCGCCTCGAATCAAACCCAGATGGATCTAGAGGTGCACAGCGTGCTGCGTCCCAAGGAGATTCAAGCCAAGATCCGCGCCGGCGCCTC
It encodes the following:
- the serC gene encoding phosphoserine transaminase, yielding MAELTIPADLKPRDGRFGCGPSKVRPEQLTALVAAGDLFGTSHRQAPVKNLVGRVRDGLRQLFSLPDGYEVVLGNGGSTAFWDAAAFGLVDKRSLHLTYGEFSSKFASCVAKNPFVGDPIILKADPGSAPAPTSDPSVDVVAWAHNETSTGVAVPVQRPDGDALVLIDATSAAGGLPVDITDVDAYYFAPQKNFASDGGLWIAVLSPAALARIEAIAATDRWVPDFLSLPIAVDNSVKNQTYNTPAIATLVLLAEQIDWLNGNGGLDWAVKRTADSSQRLYSWAEGASFATPFVTDPALRSQVVGTIDFDDSVDAAAVAKALRANGIVDTEPYRKLGRNQLRVGMFPAVDPDDVSALTRCVDWVVERL